In Exiguobacterium acetylicum, the genomic stretch GGATGCCTATACGTTGACGTTACCAGGTGGTCATTTCATCGCTTCCGGTATCATTAGTCAGAAGAAGGATATGGTCGTCCAAGCGATGCAAGAAGCAGGATTTACGATCGTCGAGACAACGAAGCTTGAGGACTGGGTCGCGATCATCGCGAAACGGGAGGCGTAAACACATGCAACGGTATTTCGTCGAGCCCTCGATGCGTCAGGGAGATGTGTTTCATCTCCCGAAAGACGACGCACACCATATGAAAAACGTCATGCGGATGGAAGTCGGCGGAGAGATTCTCGTACTCGACGGGACAGGTCTTTACCGGTGCCGTCTGGAAGCACTCGATAAACAAGCGGCTTCTGCCCGGATCGAAGAGACTCTACCGATCGAGACGGAGTTACCGATTCGTGTGACGATCGCTCATGGATTGCCAAAAGGCGATAAGATCGAACTCGTTGCCCAAAAAGCAACGGAACTCGGGATCCATCATCTACGAATTTTCGAAGCCGACCGTTCCGTCTCGAAATGGGACAAGAAGAAAGTCCCGAAAAAGCTTGAACGACTCGAAAAAATCGTCAAGGAAGCAGCGGAACAATCGTACCGTGCCCACTTGCCGACAGTCGACTTCGTGGCGTATGATGAAGTCTTACAGGATGCATCGAACTATACGGCTTGTCTGGTTGCCTATGAAGAATCAGCAAAACAAGGGGAGGCCTCCGTCCTCGCTACGACGCTTGCTGGGCTGCAAGAGGGTGATTCCCTTCTTGTCGTCATCGGACCTGAAGGTGGGTTCGCTGAAGCAGAAATCGCACGTTTGACGGATGCCGGTTTTAAAAAAGCCGCTCTAGGGCGCCGCATCTTACGGACGGAAAC encodes the following:
- a CDS encoding 16S rRNA (uracil(1498)-N(3))-methyltransferase translates to MQRYFVEPSMRQGDVFHLPKDDAHHMKNVMRMEVGGEILVLDGTGLYRCRLEALDKQAASARIEETLPIETELPIRVTIAHGLPKGDKIELVAQKATELGIHHLRIFEADRSVSKWDKKKVPKKLERLEKIVKEAAEQSYRAHLPTVDFVAYDEVLQDASNYTACLVAYEESAKQGEASVLATTLAGLQEGDSLLVVIGPEGGFAEAEIARLTDAGFKKAALGRRILRTETAPFYVLSAVSYHFELKG